The Thermococcus sp. M39 genome window below encodes:
- a CDS encoding ATP synthase subunit A: protein MGRIIRVAGPLVVADDMRGARMYEVVRVGELGLIGEIIRLEGDKAVIQVYEETAGLKPGEPVIGTGASLSVELGPGLLTSIYDGIQRPLEVLREKSGDFIARGLTAPALPRDKKWHFTPRVKVGDKVVGGDILGEVPETSLIVHKIMVPPGIEGEIVEIAEEGDYTIEEVIAKVKTPSGEIKELKMYQKWPVRKKRPYKEKLPPEVPLITGQRTIDTFFPQAKGGTAAIPGPFGSGKTVTQHQLAKWSDAQVVVYIGCGERGNEMTDVLEEFPKLKDPRSGKPLMERTVLIANTSNMPVAAREASIYTGITIAEYFRDMGYDVALMADSTSRWAEALREISGRLEEMPGEEGYPAYLASKIAEFYERAGRVVTLGSDYRVGSVSVIGAVSPPGGDFSEPVVQNTLRVVKVFWALDADLARRRHFPAINWLMSYSLYVDSIKDWWHQNVDPEWKEMRDTAMKLLQKEAELQEIVRIVGPDALPDRERAILLVARMLREDYLQQDAFHEVDTYCPPKKQVTMMRVILNFYDYTMQAIDRGIPVEEIAKLPVREKIGRMKFEPNVDEIAKLIDETKEQFGELFKKYGA from the coding sequence ATGGGAAGGATAATTAGAGTTGCTGGACCTCTGGTCGTTGCTGACGACATGAGAGGAGCAAGGATGTATGAGGTCGTTAGAGTTGGCGAACTTGGTCTGATAGGAGAAATTATCCGTTTAGAGGGCGATAAAGCTGTCATCCAGGTTTATGAGGAAACTGCTGGCCTTAAGCCTGGAGAACCCGTTATTGGAACAGGAGCTTCACTTAGCGTTGAACTCGGTCCCGGTTTGCTGACTTCGATTTATGATGGTATTCAGAGACCACTTGAAGTTCTTAGAGAGAAAAGTGGTGATTTCATTGCAAGAGGTTTGACAGCTCCAGCCTTACCAAGGGACAAGAAGTGGCACTTCACTCCAAGAGTTAAGGTTGGTGATAAAGTAGTTGGTGGAGACATTCTTGGTGAAGTTCCAGAGACGAGCTTAATCGTCCACAAAATAATGGTTCCTCCTGGGATTGAGGGAGAGATTGTTGAGATTGCTGAGGAAGGAGATTATACAATTGAGGAAGTTATCGCAAAGGTAAAGACACCGAGTGGAGAGATTAAGGAGCTTAAGATGTATCAGAAGTGGCCCGTCAGAAAGAAGAGACCCTACAAAGAAAAGCTTCCTCCAGAGGTTCCGCTCATCACCGGTCAGAGAACAATTGACACATTCTTCCCACAAGCCAAGGGTGGAACTGCGGCAATTCCTGGTCCTTTCGGAAGTGGAAAGACCGTTACACAGCACCAGCTAGCAAAGTGGAGTGACGCTCAGGTCGTAGTTTATATCGGTTGCGGTGAGAGAGGTAACGAGATGACAGATGTTCTTGAGGAGTTTCCAAAGCTCAAAGACCCAAGAAGTGGAAAGCCATTGATGGAGAGAACGGTTTTAATTGCAAACACCTCGAACATGCCTGTCGCAGCTAGAGAGGCTTCAATTTACACCGGAATTACAATCGCAGAGTACTTCAGAGACATGGGTTATGACGTAGCTTTGATGGCAGACTCAACTAGCAGATGGGCTGAGGCTTTGAGAGAAATCTCCGGTAGATTGGAAGAAATGCCAGGTGAGGAGGGTTATCCAGCATATTTAGCTTCAAAAATTGCTGAATTTTACGAGAGAGCAGGTAGAGTTGTAACGTTGGGAAGCGACTACAGGGTTGGGAGCGTTTCAGTTATCGGAGCTGTCTCACCACCCGGTGGTGACTTCTCAGAGCCAGTAGTCCAGAACACATTGAGAGTTGTCAAGGTCTTCTGGGCACTGGATGCTGACTTAGCTAGAAGAAGACACTTCCCAGCAATCAACTGGCTTATGAGCTACTCACTTTATGTTGACTCAATCAAAGACTGGTGGCACCAGAACGTTGACCCAGAGTGGAAAGAGATGAGAGACACTGCAATGAAGCTCCTCCAGAAAGAGGCTGAACTCCAGGAGATTGTCAGAATTGTAGGTCCAGATGCTCTGCCAGACAGGGAGAGAGCCATTTTACTGGTTGCAAGGATGCTCAGAGAGGACTACCTCCAGCAAGATGCCTTCCATGAAGTTGATACCTACTGTCCACCAAAGAAGCAGGTTACAATGATGCGCGTTATACTCAACTTCTATGACTACACCATGCAGGCAATTGACAGAGGAATACCGGTTGAAGAGATTGCAAAGCTTCCAGTAAGAGAGAAAATCGGTAGAATGAAGTTTGAGCCTAACGTTGATGAGATTGCCAAGCTTATAGATGAGACAAAAGAGCAGTTTGGAGAACTCTTTAAGAAGTATGGAGCGTGA
- a CDS encoding V-type ATP synthase subunit F, whose amino-acid sequence MKIVLMGDRDTALGFKLAGVHEVYSFEETPLENERAKNKLKELIEREDVGIILITERLAQRIGIPDVTFPIILQIPDKFGSVFGEEQLREIVRKAIGVELKR is encoded by the coding sequence ATGAAGATAGTTTTAATGGGTGATAGAGACACTGCATTGGGCTTTAAGCTTGCTGGAGTCCATGAAGTTTATTCTTTTGAAGAAACTCCACTAGAAAATGAAAGAGCAAAGAATAAGTTAAAAGAGCTTATAGAGAGGGAAGATGTTGGTATAATATTAATCACTGAGCGCTTAGCTCAGAGAATTGGGATTCCTGATGTGACGTTTCCAATCATCCTTCAAATTCCCGATAAGTTTGGTTCAGTCTTTGGTGAAGAACAGCTGAGGGAAATTGTAAGAAAAGCAATTGGTGTTGAGCTAAAGAGGTGA
- a CDS encoding V-type ATP synthase subunit C has protein sequence MEISTITGILDTTLAVVFTWIAYKTGSIVYKYTPYSYPNARIRAMEARLFTEQRFNELAESKTLNNFVMNLEDSDYKPYLGKLSVYTVETIDRAFDEALADTYNLMFKILPKRVNPFFRLLLEEWDIRNIAAVVKAKLYGEVARDYIAELGTMVERIKAMAEAKTMEEILVILEGTEYEEVYQRLLLKEITVEEFETELYKMHYAKLLRYAQSRKDEERKILEEFVKLKIDKINLMTILRAKLHGLGADKIRPFLIPGGSLNQRTLDTLMHVEDLSMALAELDSTKYNEVLREVREGLESGDLDAFNKAFERYIKRKINELTRFYPLSVAIPLNYILAKESEIRKLKAIAKLIEDRIKPESIKAIVGELP, from the coding sequence GTGGAAATTAGCACAATAACTGGCATCTTAGACACAACCCTTGCAGTGGTTTTCACATGGATAGCTTACAAGACAGGCTCGATTGTCTATAAATACACTCCATATTCCTACCCAAATGCAAGGATTAGGGCTATGGAAGCCAGGCTTTTTACTGAGCAGAGATTTAATGAGCTTGCGGAATCAAAAACCCTAAACAATTTTGTAATGAACCTTGAAGATAGCGACTATAAGCCCTATTTGGGTAAGCTCTCGGTATATACTGTTGAAACAATTGATAGAGCATTTGATGAGGCCCTTGCAGATACTTACAATTTAATGTTTAAGATTTTGCCTAAAAGAGTTAATCCCTTCTTTAGGCTTCTCCTTGAAGAGTGGGACATTAGGAATATAGCCGCTGTTGTTAAGGCCAAGCTCTATGGTGAGGTTGCAAGGGATTACATAGCAGAGCTTGGAACCATGGTTGAGAGAATTAAAGCAATGGCTGAAGCTAAAACCATGGAGGAAATTCTTGTCATCCTTGAGGGAACGGAATATGAGGAAGTTTATCAGAGACTCCTCCTTAAAGAAATTACTGTCGAAGAGTTTGAAACAGAGCTTTACAAAATGCATTATGCAAAGCTGCTGAGATATGCACAGTCAAGAAAAGATGAAGAGAGAAAAATCCTTGAGGAATTCGTTAAGCTCAAAATTGACAAGATAAACCTGATGACAATTTTGAGAGCAAAGCTCCATGGTTTGGGCGCTGATAAAATAAGGCCTTTCCTAATCCCGGGAGGCAGCTTAAACCAAAGAACCCTGGATACTCTAATGCACGTTGAAGACCTTAGCATGGCATTGGCTGAGCTTGATTCAACGAAATACAATGAAGTTCTCAGGGAGGTAAGGGAAGGCCTTGAAAGCGGCGATTTGGACGCATTTAACAAAGCATTTGAGAGATACATAAAGAGGAAAATCAACGAGTTGACAAGATTCTACCCATTAAGCGTTGCAATTCCGCTAAACTACATCCTCGCAAAGGAGAGCGAAATAAGAAAGCTCAAGGCAATAGCGAAGCTTATTGAAGACAGAATCAAGCCAGAGAGCATAAAAGCTATTGTAGGTGAACTGCCATGA
- a CDS encoding V-type ATP synthase subunit E — MEGAKLIIEEINREAEQKIRYILSEAEKQAEEIKAEAEKRARAKAEWILRKAQTQAEIEKQRIVANAKLEIRKKRLALQEELINEVLKSLKERLAALPKDEYFEVVKDLMLQAVKELGEDKIRVSSNEATLQLIAEKIDEIKTFLNEKTGREMSIELGDKIETIGGVLVENADRTIRVDNTFEARIERLESELRSRIAKVLFG, encoded by the coding sequence ATGGAAGGAGCAAAGCTGATCATCGAGGAGATAAACAGAGAGGCAGAGCAGAAGATAAGGTATATTCTAAGCGAAGCAGAGAAGCAAGCTGAGGAAATTAAAGCAGAAGCAGAAAAAAGAGCTAGAGCTAAAGCAGAGTGGATTTTGAGAAAAGCACAAACACAAGCTGAAATAGAAAAGCAGAGGATTGTAGCAAATGCTAAGCTCGAAATTAGAAAGAAAAGGCTGGCTCTTCAAGAGGAGTTGATAAACGAAGTTCTTAAGAGCCTCAAAGAGAGACTGGCAGCTCTTCCAAAGGATGAGTACTTTGAGGTTGTCAAGGACCTAATGCTTCAGGCTGTTAAGGAACTCGGCGAAGATAAGATTAGAGTTAGCTCAAACGAGGCAACTTTGCAGTTAATAGCTGAGAAAATCGACGAGATTAAGACATTTTTGAATGAGAAGACAGGTAGAGAGATGAGCATTGAACTTGGAGACAAAATTGAAACCATCGGTGGAGTTTTGGTTGAGAATGCTGATAGGACAATCAGAGTTGACAACACATTTGAGGCTAGAATTGAGCGTTTAGAAAGTGAGCTTAGGTCAAGAATTGCTAAAGTGCTCTTTGGGTGA
- a CDS encoding ATP synthase subunit K (produces ATP from ADP in the presence of a proton gradient across the membrane; the K subunit is a nonenzymatic component which binds the dimeric form by interacting with the G and E subunits) — MDPIVYVALGMALAAGIAGAASSFGVGIAGAAAAGAVAEDEKNFKNALILEGLPMTQSIYGLITLFLIALVSGILGGSFKFAAATQENIIKSAILLGAGLTVGLTGLSAIPQGIIASAGIGAVAKNPKTFTQGIIFAAMAETMAIFGLVGALILIVTGVGF, encoded by the coding sequence ATGGATCCAATAGTTTATGTTGCTTTGGGAATGGCATTGGCAGCAGGTATAGCTGGTGCAGCATCATCATTTGGTGTCGGTATAGCTGGTGCTGCTGCAGCTGGTGCAGTTGCAGAGGATGAAAAGAACTTCAAAAATGCTTTGATACTTGAAGGTCTTCCAATGACACAGAGCATTTACGGTTTGATTACACTGTTCCTCATAGCACTAGTCTCAGGAATACTTGGTGGAAGCTTCAAATTTGCCGCGGCAACTCAGGAAAACATCATTAAGAGCGCAATTCTCTTAGGAGCTGGTCTTACAGTTGGTCTCACAGGTCTTTCAGCTATCCCGCAGGGTATCATAGCCTCAGCAGGTATTGGTGCAGTTGCAAAGAACCCCAAGACTTTCACACAGGGTATCATCTTTGCCGCTATGGCTGAGACAATGGCAATCTTCGGTCTTGTTGGTGCTTTGATATTGATAGTTACAGGAGTGGGCTTCTGA
- a CDS encoding V-type ATP synthase subunit I: MFKPEEMVKIELISINRYKDKLLTYLHEEGVVEIRELDVKIAQKDVPNEFYRKATSYSISISRLVDFLKGYREEKKGGIKEFFFPPMISKRKYKYRSIEDLVKEVEKFLEEVEPQIKQVEGKISSINTEIERIKNNIAVLELLSALNIDVSYLRPTEKIEIVVGFVDRDKYTHLVEELTKTLEGKVAYVSKEFKARYLVVFAILKKDYDKANPVLAKYAFERIEVPEGKGTPGEVIREYKHQLVEKEKELAEAEKEAKELARKYYDDIVFYQELMENERDKANILSHLARTNMTFALLGWLPRRDVPRVVEGIKRVTEGKVYINIKEPTKEELDDIPIKLRNPKLIAPFEMLTEMFGVPKYNEIDPTPILAFTYSFFFGFMLTDFMYGLLIGIIAALLVKGHKHLQDGTWKFANILLWSSFFTMLMGIFFGSYFGNALDLAGFHVWRKLDAMRDALMVLEISLAIGLMHLFIGYTVGFIVKIKNGEIKDAVLDQLTWMFIILGTALFALSLAGMVPLIAAEALFGIGLVLFVLSELRNGALAILMIISDFFGFVGNWLSYARLMALALATSGIAMVINIIVQMIWGLKIGPVPLGIAVGLIVFIGGQIFSTAINALGAFVHALRLHYVEFFGTFYSGEGKRFEPFKSRREVSELEI; encoded by the coding sequence ATGTTTAAGCCCGAAGAGATGGTTAAAATTGAACTTATAAGCATTAATAGATATAAGGATAAGCTTTTGACGTACCTTCATGAAGAAGGTGTAGTCGAAATAAGGGAGCTTGATGTTAAAATAGCTCAAAAAGATGTTCCCAATGAGTTTTATCGAAAAGCAACTTCTTACAGCATAAGCATTTCCCGTTTGGTCGATTTTCTCAAAGGATATAGGGAGGAGAAAAAAGGCGGCATTAAGGAGTTCTTCTTCCCGCCGATGATATCAAAGAGGAAATACAAGTACAGGAGCATTGAAGACCTTGTGAAAGAAGTTGAAAAGTTTTTAGAGGAAGTTGAGCCTCAAATCAAGCAAGTTGAGGGCAAGATAAGCTCGATTAACACCGAGATAGAGAGGATAAAGAACAACATAGCTGTTCTTGAGCTTTTATCCGCTTTGAACATTGATGTCTCATATCTGAGACCTACCGAAAAGATTGAGATCGTTGTTGGCTTTGTTGACAGAGATAAATATACCCATCTTGTAGAGGAATTAACAAAAACTCTTGAAGGCAAAGTTGCTTATGTTTCAAAGGAGTTTAAGGCTAGGTATTTGGTTGTGTTTGCTATCCTCAAGAAAGATTATGACAAGGCAAATCCAGTGTTGGCTAAGTATGCTTTTGAACGCATAGAGGTTCCAGAAGGGAAGGGTACTCCAGGAGAAGTCATAAGGGAATACAAGCATCAGTTAGTTGAAAAGGAGAAAGAGTTGGCAGAAGCAGAGAAAGAAGCAAAAGAGCTTGCGAGAAAGTATTATGACGACATAGTTTTCTATCAGGAGCTAATGGAAAACGAGAGAGACAAAGCAAACATTCTTAGTCATCTCGCCAGAACCAACATGACCTTTGCTCTACTTGGCTGGCTTCCAAGAAGAGATGTTCCAAGGGTTGTGGAAGGCATAAAGAGAGTTACAGAAGGTAAAGTCTACATCAACATCAAGGAGCCAACTAAAGAAGAGCTTGACGACATTCCAATCAAACTTAGGAATCCAAAGCTTATAGCGCCTTTTGAGATGCTCACAGAGATGTTTGGAGTTCCGAAGTACAATGAAATTGACCCAACACCGATTTTAGCCTTTACATATTCATTCTTCTTCGGCTTCATGCTCACGGACTTCATGTACGGTCTGCTGATAGGAATAATAGCCGCGTTGTTGGTCAAAGGCCACAAGCATCTCCAAGATGGAACCTGGAAATTTGCAAATATCTTGCTTTGGAGTTCCTTCTTCACTATGCTCATGGGAATATTCTTTGGCAGCTACTTTGGAAATGCTCTTGACCTTGCAGGGTTCCATGTGTGGAGGAAACTTGATGCAATGAGAGATGCATTAATGGTCCTTGAAATTTCTTTAGCAATAGGTCTCATGCACTTGTTCATAGGATACACAGTGGGCTTCATAGTCAAAATCAAAAACGGTGAAATAAAAGATGCAGTACTCGATCAACTCACTTGGATGTTTATAATCCTTGGTACAGCATTATTTGCACTTTCCTTGGCAGGAATGGTTCCATTAATTGCAGCTGAAGCATTATTTGGCATTGGGCTAGTCCTATTTGTCCTCAGTGAGCTTAGAAACGGAGCTTTGGCAATATTAATGATAATCTCTGACTTCTTCGGCTTTGTCGGAAACTGGCTCAGCTATGCAAGATTAATGGCACTAGCTCTGGCAACGTCGGGAATTGCCATGGTCATCAACATAATTGTTCAGATGATATGGGGTCTGAAGATAGGCCCAGTTCCTCTTGGCATTGCTGTTGGTTTGATTGTCTTCATTGGAGGACAGATATTCTCAACGGCAATAAATGCCTTGGGAGCTTTCGTTCACGCTCTCCGTTTGCACTATGTTGAATTTTTCGGAACATTTTACTCTGGAGAAGGCAAAAGGTTTGAGCCTTTCAAATCAAGAAGGGAAGTTTCGGAACTCGAAATTTGA
- a CDS encoding V-type ATP synthase subunit H encodes MEEVIKQIVEAEKEAEERIEKAKEEAKLIVQKAKEEARELESKIIAEAEEKARMIIEDKKKEGEIEANKLIEEGNKELEELKVRATENFEKAIDEGIKLIRGG; translated from the coding sequence ATGGAGGAAGTAATTAAGCAAATCGTTGAAGCTGAAAAGGAAGCAGAGGAGAGGATTGAAAAAGCAAAGGAAGAGGCAAAGCTCATTGTTCAAAAAGCAAAGGAAGAGGCAAGAGAGCTTGAGAGTAAAATAATTGCTGAGGCTGAAGAGAAAGCAAGAATGATAATTGAGGATAAGAAGAAAGAAGGTGAAATTGAAGCTAACAAGCTCATTGAGGAAGGGAATAAAGAGCTTGAAGAGCTTAAAGTGAGAGCAACTGAAAACTTTGAGAAAGCTATTGATGAGGGCATAAAACTCATAAGAGGGGGCTGA
- a CDS encoding TrkA family potassium uptake protein, translating into MFVVIMGAGRVGYLVAKMLEANGDDVTIIEMNKERAKELSLLINGLVIEGDATDQKTLEEANIKQADAFAALTGRDDANLLACILAKHLNPKVTTILRVSNPKNKEVFERVEDLKRYFDFVISPEEIAANYIFRSIVTPGFNRVIFPKEGAEIVQFQIDENSEVAEKVVKDLGLPKDALIVAIYDEKGNLIIPSGDTKLPKKGQIVIFAKNNVLKEIKSLLERKKSEE; encoded by the coding sequence ATGTTTGTTGTGATAATGGGGGCAGGCAGGGTTGGATATTTAGTTGCAAAAATGCTTGAAGCGAATGGGGACGATGTTACAATAATTGAAATGAACAAGGAGAGAGCCAAGGAGCTCTCTCTTTTAATTAATGGTCTCGTCATTGAAGGTGATGCAACTGACCAAAAAACTCTTGAAGAGGCGAATATAAAGCAGGCTGATGCGTTTGCGGCCTTAACTGGAAGGGACGATGCAAATCTCCTTGCTTGTATTTTAGCAAAGCATTTGAATCCAAAAGTTACTACAATCTTGAGAGTCAGCAATCCAAAGAATAAAGAGGTCTTTGAGAGGGTTGAAGACCTCAAGAGATACTTTGACTTCGTTATAAGTCCAGAGGAGATAGCAGCGAACTATATTTTCAGGAGCATAGTTACTCCAGGCTTCAACAGGGTCATATTCCCAAAAGAAGGGGCGGAAATTGTTCAATTCCAAATTGACGAGAACAGTGAAGTTGCTGAAAAAGTTGTGAAGGACCTTGGTCTTCCAAAAGATGCCCTCATAGTTGCAATTTACGATGAGAAAGGCAATCTAATTATTCCATCTGGTGACACTAAACTTCCAAAGAAAGGACAAATTGTTATATTTGCTAAGAATAATGTCCTTAAAGAAATCAAATCTCTTCTCGAAAGGAAAAAGAGTGAAGAATAA